The Bombus terrestris chromosome 4, iyBomTerr1.2, whole genome shotgun sequence genome has a window encoding:
- the LOC110119244 gene encoding uncharacterized protein LOC110119244: MFFSYRSDMDVFYRQYNTYRILLSVLGLWPYHKSIYSTIHRILISAIMLAYIVFQVLSLFKAGITFLGCVVTLSATCPIMVFFMRYVSSVATLPVNIYLFDNLRRMDTMLKDELEVQILMKHVDYSTYIISIFLCIWCSWTLFTASYVFAPITLDLLLPLNESRRRYFSLLTMFSHDRIEYVDIVYVNILVVYTIGLLCLAGTELMLAVFAHWMCGMFEITRYE, translated from the exons ATGTTCTTCAGTTATCGAAGCGACATGGACGTGTTCTACCGGCAGTACAATACTTATCGTATACTACTGAGTGTCTTAGGACTCTGGCCGTATCACAAGTCGATTTACTCAACGATTCACAGAATATTGATTTCTGCTATTATGCTCGCCTATATAGTTTTCCAG GTACTATCGCTTTTTAAAGCTGGTATTACATTTCTTGGTTGTGTCGTAACGTTATCCGCAACCTGTCCAATTATGGTCTTTTTCATGCGATATGTCTCTTCCGTAGCAACTCTCCCAGTG AATATATATCTTTTTGACAATCTGCGGAGAATGGACACCATGCTGAAAGATGAACTTGAAGTTCAGATACTGATGAAACACGTCGACTATTCGACTTACATAATCTCCATTTTCCTAT GCATATGGTGCTCGTGGACCTTATTCACAGCGTCGTATGTTTTCGCCCCGATAACGTTGGATCTGCTACTGCCTTTGAACGAATCTCGAAGACGTTATTTTTCCCTCTTAACAATGTTTTCGCACGATCGGATAGAGTATGTCGATATAGTGTACGTGAATATCCTAGTTGTTTATACAATTGGATTGTTGTGTCTGGCGGGTACGGAACTGATGTTGGCTGTGTTTGCCCACTGGATGTGCGGAATGTTCGAGATAACTAGGTATGAATGA